Genomic DNA from Pseudomonadota bacterium:
AAAGCGGCGAGCCGTACATTTCCCATCCTGTTGCCGTGGCCAGCATCCTGGCGGACCTGCAGCTCGATTATCAGAGTATCACGGCGGCCATACTGCATGATGTCGTCGAGGACACGCCGACGGCGCTTGAGCAGATTATCGAGGAGTTCGGCGAAGAGGTGGCGCAGCTTGTCGACGGCGTGAGCAAACTCGATCAGATTCAATTCAAAAGCAAAGCCGAGGCCCAAGCTGAGAGTCTGCGCAAAATGATGCTCGCGATGGCACGTGATGTGCGAGTAATCCTGCTCAAACTGGCGGATCGTCTGCATAACATGCGCACTCTGGGCTCAATGCCGCCTGAGAAACGGCGACGTATCGCTCGAGAAACACTCGAAATCTACGCGCCGATGGCCAATCGTCTTGGCATTAACGATATTCGACTGGAGCTCGAGGATCTTGGTTTTCGTAACCTTTATCCCAAGCGCTATCAGGTCATCGAGCGTGGTCTCAAGGCGCGATTGGGTGGTCAAAAGCGCATGATCAAGCGCATTGTCAACAAGCTTCGAAAGGTGCTGCTCGAGCATCATGTGCATGCCGAAGTGACCGGACGGGAAAAGCACATTTATAGTGTCTATCAAAAAATGAAGCGCAAAGAGCTTTCACTTGAGGATGTGGCGGACGTGTTCGGCTTCCGCATTGTGGTAGACGACGCCGACACCTGTTACCGCGCGTTGGGTCACGTGCACCGAACGTTTCGGCCCATGTTGGGTCGCTTCAAAGACTACATCGCCATCCCACGTGTCAACGGCTACCAATCTTTGCACACCACCACGGTAGGGCCGAAGGCCATTCCTTTAGAGGTGCAGATTCGTACGCGCGATATGGACAATTTCGCCAACTCAGGAATCGCGGCGCATTGGTTGTACAAGACCGAAGAAAACGCAGACGTGGCTCCTCAGACGCGTGCGCGCGAGTGGCTATCAGGATTGGAGGACTATCAAAGCGACAGCAACTCCGAAGAGTTTCTGGAAAGCGTTAAGATCGATTTGTTTCCAGATAAAGTGTATGTGTTTACGCCAAGAGGCGACATATTGCGCTTACCTCGCGGGTCGACGCCCGTGGATTTCGCCTATGCAGTGCATACGGATATTGGCAATCGCTGTGTCTCGGCGCGGGTTGATCGTCGACGCATGCCGCTTCGAACGGTGCTAAAAAATGGCCAGACCGTGACCATTAAGACCGATCGTAACGCGCACCCAAACCCGGGTTGGATGAATTTTGTTGTTACCGCCAAGGCGCGCGCGGCGATTCGGGCGTATCTGAAAGAGCTGCGCTCGGAAGACGCGATTAAAATGGGTCGGCGACTGCTCGAATACGCGCTCGTCGAATTTAAGACAAAGGTGCGACATATCAAGTCGGATCGCATGGACGAACTGCTTGCGACGATGGGCCTGGAATCACGGGACCTGCTGTATGAGCAAATCGGATTGGGGCACCAGCTCGCGCCGTTGGTCGCGCGGCGACTCGTGGCGGGCGCCGAAGAAACGGGCGAGATCGATGATGATGGCACGACCGAGCTGTTCATCAGTGGAGCCCAGGACATGGTGGTGAGCTATGCCAAGTGTTGCTACCCCGTACCTGGTGACGCTGTGATGGGTCATTTGAGCTCAGGGCGTGGTCTCGTGGTGCATCGTCAGCAGTGCGGAAATCTGGCGGAGTTTCGCAAGCAGCCTGATAAGTGGATCAATGTGTCGTGGGAGGCGGGTATTGAGTCCGACTTTGTGGTGGCCATCCGCGTGGAGGCGCTCGATAAAGTGGGGGCATTGGCCTCCGTGGCGACACGAATTTCCAGCGCGGGTTCGAATATCGATCATGTTGAAGTGGTCGATACGGATGGTGATGCGTCTAGCCTTCAATTTACGATCCGAGTGCGTGACGCGGATCACTTGCGCCGTGTCATGAAGCAAATCGATGGCATGCCTGACGCGTTGCTGGTTGAAAGGGTGATCGCCTCGTAGTCCAATAGGGACCGATTCGATTGCCCACCGATCCATTGTTTTTGACGAGGTTTGCATGTCCCGTAAAATCATCAATACGCCCGATGCGCCCGCCGCCATCGGCACCTATTCTCAGGCCATTCAGGTTGGCAACATGGTCTATGTGTCGGGCCAGATTCCGCTTGATCCCCACACATCTGAGATTGTGGATGGCGATATCGAGACCCATGTTCGCCGCGTGTTCGACAATTTGAAAGCCATCGCTGAAGCGGCCGGCGGCACACTCAACAGCGCCGTGAAATACAACGTATTTCTTACCGATCTTGGGCATTTTGCAATCGTAAATAAAGTGATGGAGGAATACCTCGACGCGCCTTATCCAGCGCGCGCCGCCGTGCAGGTGGCCGCTCTGCCCAAAGGGGTGGAAGTCGAAGTGGATGCGATTCTCGCGCTGTAAGTCCCCGATTCGATGACTCATGTGGCGACCTCAACGCGTGCGTCTTCGGCACAACCGGTGACGGCATTGTCCGGCGTTGGGCCTGCGCTCGCGGAAAAGCTCGCGCGTTTGGGCATCGGACAGATTAATGATCTGTTGTTTCATGTGCCGATGCGCTACCAGGATCGCACTCGCGTCTATCCCATTGGCGGCGTGCAGGTCGGTCAGCAGGTTGTGGTAGAGGGCGCTATCGAGCTGGTCGATGTGGTCTATCGCGGTCGACGCACCTTGTTGTGTCATATCAGCGATGGTTCCGGCGTGATGGTGCTGCGCTTTTTTTATTTTTCCAATGCACAAAAAGCCATGCTCAAGAGCGGCGCGCGTATTCGGTGCTTCGGCGAGGTGCGCTACAGCAACGCGCGTCCGGAGATGATCCATCCTGAGTATCGCGTGGTAAAAGACGATGAGGCCTTCGAGTCGGCGGACGCGCTCACCCCGTTTTACCCGGTGACCGAGGGGCTGCAGCAAGTGCGCATGCGTCAGCTGATCGAACGAGCGTTGGCGTTTGTACAGGGTGCGCCTCTGCCAGACTGGATACCCGCTTCAATTCTGCAAACGCTTGAGTTTCCCGATATCGACGAGGCTGTGCAGCTGATACATCGACCTTCCCTCGATCTGAATTTGACCGAGCTCAACGAGGGCGCACATCCCTGTCAGCGTCGTTTGGCGTTTGATGAATTGGTGGCGCACCAGCTCAGTTTGCGTGTGCTGAGACAGCGACTACAGCATGATCCGGGTGTCGCATTGACGGGCGACTGCAAGCTTATGACGGCTTTTATTGCGTCACTGCCCTTTACGTTAACCGATGCGCAACGGCGCGTCATTGACGAGGTGGCGCATGATTTGAGTCTCACACGTCCCATGCTGCGTTTAGTGCAAGGTGATGTGGGTTCGGGCAAGACGGTCGTGGCGGCGGCAGTTGCCCTCCGTGCCATCGAGCAGAAACATCAAGTCGCGTTTATGGCGCCGACGGAGTTGCTTGCCGAACAGCATTTGCGCTCGTTACGCGGCTGGCTTGAACCATTGGGTGTTCGGGTGGCGATGCTCACCTCCAAAATGCCGAGCAAGGATCGCCGTAATACGCTCGACGGACTCGCAAGCGGCGATGTGCAGCTCGCGGTTGGTACGCACGCGTTGTTTCAGGAAAACGTGCACTACCATCGCCTAGCGCTGGCGATAATCGATGAGCAACATCGCTTCGGTGTGCATCAACGATTGCAGCTCAAGGCCAAAGGTCGAGACGACGCGGTGCCGCATCAGCTGGTGATGACCGCCACGCCGATACCCCGCACGTTGGCGATGAGTGCCTATGCTGATCTTGATGTGTCGGTGATCGATGAGCTGCCACCCGGCCGCACGCCCATCAAAACGGTGGTGTTGTCAGAGGATCGACGGGCCGAGGTGGTGTCGCGGATCGCACTGGCGTGCGCCAAGGGTCAACAGGCCTATTGGGTATGTCCGCTAGTGAGTGAATCCGAAAAGCTTGAATGTGAGGCGGCCGAAGCGACGGCCGCGGCGTTGCAGGAGGCGTTGCCCGACCTTAGGGTTGGCTTGGTGCATGGTCAACTGACGTCATCGGAAAAAGAGCGTGCGATGACACGGTTCAGTGCGCACGAACTGGATTTACTGGTAGCGACGACCGTTATTGAAGTGGGTGTCGACGTGCCCAATGCATCATTGATGGTGATCGAAAACGCAGAGCGCATGGGGCTTGCTCAGCTGCACCAGTTGCGCGGTCGCATTGGCCGAGGCGCCCGGGCGAGTGCTTGCGTCTTACTCTATAAGCCGCCGCTAAAAGGGCATGCGAAAACGCGGCTGAACGTGATTCGCAGTACAACCGATGGTTTTCTTATCGCCGAAAAAGATCTGGAGATTCGTGGCCCGGGTGAGGTCCTGGGTACGCGACAGACCGGCCGTCTTCAGATGCGCATTGCCGACGTGGTACGCGACGCCGATTTACTGCCCATCGTGCGGCGTGCGGCGGATCTAATGTTACGTGATCATCCGGACAATGTAGCGCCGCTTATCAATCGGTGGGTCGCCGCGGAGGGCCGCTATGGGGGCGTTTAGCCAAAAACTGCTGGCGTATTCGCAGCTGATGCGAATCGAGCGACCGATCGGCGTTCTTCTGTTGCTGTATCCCACGTTGTGGGCGCTGTGGATGTCGTCAGGTGGTCGGCCGTCATCCGACGTATTTGCGGTGTTTGTACTCGGTGTCATGGTGATGCGCGCGGCGGGCTGCGTGATTAATGACTTTGCGGACCGCAAAGTCGATGGCGACGTCTCGCGCACCAAGACTCGACCCTTGGCTGAGAATCGGGTGTCGCCACGCGAAGCGCTCGGTTTGTTTCTTGTCCTTATGGGTGTCGCGCTCGCGTTAGTGCTGTGGCTCAATCCCGCGCTTCTTTGGCTTGCGGTAGTGGGCGCGTTACTCGCATCGGTGTATCCATTCACGAAGCGCTTTACTCATCTACCGCAATTGTTTTTGGGGGCCGCGTTTGGTTGGGCGGTGCCGCTCGCCTACGCTGCTCACTATCAGGCGCTTGCTGCCGATTGCTGGTGGTTGTTTGCCGCAACGGTGTGCTGGGCGGCCGCCTATGACACCGCCTATGCGATGGTTGATCGGGAAGATGATTTGAAGATTGGTGTGAAATCGACCGCGATCTTGTTTGGCCGCTTCGATCGGTTGGCAATCTTTTTATTTCATTGTGCAACGCTGTTGGCGTTGTGTACCGCTGGTGTACTCAACGGTCTAGGCGGTTGGTACAAACTTGGACTGTTCAGTGCATTTAGTCTCATTCTTTATCAGCAGTGGCTGATCCGAAAACGTGAGCCTAAAAAGTGTTTTGACGCATTTCTTAACAACAATTGGGTCGGTGCCGCCGTGCTTTTCGGCCTGGTTTTGGATTACAATTTGGTTTGAGAGGCAACGCCGCGCATGGACCGTGCTGGGTTGTTGCCGTAACTTGGCATGATTGGAGAATATTCATGAGTTTGTTTGGATTTGTAAAAGACATCGGCCGTCGCGTGTTCAATAAAGATGAAGAAGCTGCCGAAAAAATCACCGAAATGATTGAGGCCAATAACCCCGGCATCAAAGACCTCGAAGTGATTTACGATAACGGATTCGTGGAGTTGTGCGGCGAATGTTCGTCGCTTGAGGCGGTGGAGAAATCGGTGTTGATGGTGGGCAACGTCGAAGGTGTAAAAGACGTGAGCGTGCGCAAATTGACGCTGAGCGAGGAAGCAAAAGCCGCCGCCGCTGCCGAAGTCGCCGAAACACAGGCGGCGGTCGAAGCCGCAGAGGTGGAGTACTACACAATCGAAAGCGGCGATTCGCTGAGTAAAATCGCCAAGCATTTCTACGGCGACCCGATGAAATACAAAGAGCTGTTCGAGGCCAATCGCGAAGTGATCGAAGACCCCGATAAGATTTTCCCGGGTCAAAAGATTCGCATTCCGAAGAACCTTGGCTGATTAGTGGATACGCGCAAACGCGCGTTAGCTGGCAGGTGGAACATAACCCTCGGCGTACGCGCCGGGGGTTTTTCGTTTCAGCAGCGTATGCGTCGTTCTGTCATGGTGTTGCCGACGAGTGCGCTGAAGCCAATGAGCGATGAGCGCGCAGACACGCCCACACCGTGACGTCACGCGCGCCGGCTTCGAGTAAACACCGCGACGCGGCACGTGCCGTCGCGCCCGACGTCACCACATCGTCGATCAAGGCGATACGACAACCGCTCACGTTGTTCGAAACCCGAAAGGCTCGGCGTACGTTGGTGGCACGCTGACGGGGTGTCAACGTGGTTTGTGAGCGCGTTCGTTGTGTTCGACGAAGTGCGGGCTGCACGCTCAGGGAAAGAGATTGCCCGACGCATTGGGCGAGCAGCATGGCTTGGTTATATCCGCGGCGAACCTGTCGCGTCCAATGAAGCGGCATCGGCACAATCAGATCGATGTTTGATGAGGATTGATGTGCGCTGTCGATATCGTCGCGCCGCTGAATCGCATCCACAAGCAGTGCTGCTAGGGCGGGTGCAGTAACCAACTGTTGATGATACTTGAGGCGGGCGATCAGTCCGTCAAACGGGGCGCTGTACGGCGCAGCACAAACAAGTTCGTGCCACACGGGTGGTTTGAGTAGGCAAGGACCGCACCGTGTGCCGTGATGAATGGGTAACGCACACGTATGGCATACGGCGTGAAGCCGTGGCAGGTCGGCCAAGCACAGATGACACAGGTTGTGTCGTTCCGCCGACGCCTGGCAAATAACACACAGGGTGGGCACACGAAGCCACGATCGAAGCGCGTGTTTGGGGCAAAATGGGGTCGACGATAGGATGCTCATGCGGTGACTGTCGCGCAAAAACAGGCACCGACACCAGGTTCTAATTTGGCGATTGTCGTCACATTCAACGACGTTGCTCCAGCGCGCTGACTGGGGGTCTTCGTCTCGCCGGCGTGCTGTGCTTAACACAATGGGACGGGTGCTACACTCTCGCCATGAGCCTCTTTGATGTTCGCACATTACGTCGGCACCGCGACCGATTTTCTGCACGATATTTTCAGGCAACTGAATTGCCCAAAGACGTCGAGCAAGAATTGGTTGACCGATTGTCGATTGTGACCATGGACGCCCAGGACGTGCTGGTGCTGGGCGTCGCACACCCCGAGACGCTCGCGGCTTTGGCGCGGCGTTTTGATCAAGCTGCTTTTGTCGTGGCGGACTGTTCGTCGGCGATGTTGGCGGCACTTGAGCGTGCATTACCTGGAGAACTGCGGACTCGGGTGACGACACGCTGTATTGATCACGATGCACTACCTTTCAAACGCGATACGTTTGATCTGCTGTTCAGCAGCTTTTATTTGCCCCTCTACGATGAATTGAACGCGGTGTTTGCGTCCTGGCAATCCGTGCTCAGAGCAGACGGTTGCGCGCATTTTTCAACGCTCGGACCGGATACGTTCCGGGAATTGAGAGCGGCTTGGCAAGCGGCTGATCCAGAGAATCCGTACCACGCAATCGAACCGCTGGATATGCACGATGTGGGTGACGGATTGGTTCACGCGGGATTCAAAGAACCCGTGATGGACCGTGACAGTGTCACCATCACCTATTCGGATGCTGAAGCGCTGCTGCGCGATTTGCGTTGCCATACGATTGGCAACGGCTTTTCCGCACGGGCGCCGGGGATGATGGGGCGGCGCATTTGGCGCAATTTTGTGGCCGCGTTAGAAACCGCGCGCCTGGATGGACGAGTGTCGTTGAGCGTGGAGATCGTCATGGGTCACGCTTGGTGTGGGCAGGGCGCCAGTCAACGGCGTCGAGAAGATGGTACCGTGGACATTGCGTTTGACAGCGTGGTCGCGGAGCTGCGTAAAGGCAAAACGGGTTCTGAGCGGTAGAGGTGACGTCATTTGGTTGTGCTGACCGATGACCAATGGCATGTCAGAACGATTGATATGTGATGCGATGAACGAGGCCGGAATGTTGGAGGGATTGAAGGGTACAAGTGAGTAAATTATTTAAATTCGCTGTTTTTTTGGGTGTGCTGTACGGCGCCTATCTTCTATTCCTGCAGCCTGAGTGGGTGTCGGTCGGCTCAGCAGAGGAGGGATTCACGGTCGAGTTTCCTCACAACCCGAAGCGAACGTCCTTTCGCCAAAATATACCGTCTCTGGGTCTGACGACCGTCACGAATTTTCAGTACCAAGAAGGCTACTCTGGGTTTTCGGCGACTCGTCTAACCAGCCGCGCAATCGACCAGGGGCGGGTGAATTCTCGCGCGATGGAGGACGCCGCTGAGCATATGTTGACCAAACTCTACGGGGGTCGCATTGTTTCGAGCGAAAGCGGCACCTACCGGGGCGAACCGTACGTGGAGATTGAAATGCGCCTAGACGATGCGGGTTCCACGGTCCAGTCGCGCTTATTTGTTAATGAGAGCGGACTGTATTTCTTCACCGCACTTTCACACACCGTCACGCGAACGATTGGCGGGCAGGGCCGTTTCTTTCGGTCAATTCGGTTTGACGAGAACGGGTGATCGGGTCTCACGTCGGTTGGGCCGCACGGCCGGATTTGGCATTATTTGCCCAGAAACCCCGCCAATTTGTCGCCGTGTCGCCAACAGAATCAATAGGTTGGAATTGACTGGTCGTTGGGGGCTGCATTTGACCTTTTTGACGCTCAGGTAGGCATCCGTTTGACTGCTCTAAGTTATTGTTATTGAAATGATAATTATTCCGAACTGAGGGTTCCACGCATTGCCTTTTCGACTTTCATACAGTAGCATTCTGCTTCCCAGACCGGCTTAGAATGAGTCAAATATGCACGAGGCAGCACACGCCGTTGCCAGCGCCGAAAAGACCGACCCGCTCACGGTGTTGAGTCTGGCCCCAAACTGCGCGTTGAGTGAACAACAGGCGCGGCTGTTTATGGGCTCGTTAGTGTTTGGCACATTGCTCGTGTCAGGCAGTATCGCGCTGGCGGGGTTTTGGCTCGTGCTGCCCTTTGCGGGCTTGGAGCTGCTGGCCGTGGGCTACGCCTTGTCACTTTCAATGCGCAGAGGGCGCTATCAGGAGGTGTTACGCGTATTTAATGAACAACTAGTCGTGGAGAAAGGCGTACAAACCGTCGAAGAACGGGTAGAATTCCCACGCTACTGGACGACAGTCAAGCTTGTGCCGTCCCGAGTGGCTTCATACCCCAGTCGGCTTGTGGTGAGCTGCATGGGTAAATCACTTGAAATTGGCGCATTTCTGACCGAGCCAGAACGGGTTGGTCTTGGAAAGCGCCTGTCTGCATTGGTCGGGCCAGTTCAGACACTGCCGACAATATCGGCAGAGACGTAAGGGCCGACAGAAATTCAAGGGGCAATCCCTTAAAACCTGACCTTAATAAACTGGTTTGTAGAGTAGGAGACCAGTCGATGATGACAACTTTGTTCGGGCGAGGTGTTCAGCGCACTTTGGTAATACTGGCCGCGGCATTGGCGTGGCCTGCGCAGGCGGACTGGGACCTCAATTTTCAGCGTAGCGTGACCGACGTTGGGCAGGACATTTACGACCTGCACATGCTGATTTTTTACATCTGCTGCGCGATTGGCGTTGTGGTGTTCGGCGCCATGATCTATTCGATTATCCGACATCGGAAATCGGTACACCCAGAGCCGGCCACCTTTTCACACAGCACGGTTGCGGAAATTGGTTGGACGACAGTGCCGATTATTATTCTCGTGGCGATGGCATTTCCTGCGGCGAAAGTATTGGTTGAGTTGGAAGACAACAGCAACGCCGATCTGACTGTCGAAGTCACCGGCTACCAGTGGAACTGGCACTACAAATATCCTAAGGACGGCGTTGCGTTTTTCTCGAAACTCGACGATGCCTCCTCCATGGCGCGTCGCGCGGCGAACAACATTGATGTGAACACCGTCGAAAATTATTTGCTTGATGTTGATCGCCCGATGGTCGTCCCGGTGGGCAAGAAGGTTGTGCTCAAACTCACGGCGAACGATGTGATTCACGCGTGGTGGGTGCCGCAGTTAGGCGGCAAGAAAGACGCGATCCCCGGCTTCATCAACACGATGTGGTTCAAAGCGAACGAGATCGGAACCTATCGCGGGCAGTGCTCTGAGCTGTGCGGTCGCGATCACGGCTTTATGCCTATCGTGGTTGAGGTGGTCAGCGAAGCAGACTATGCCAGTTGGGTGCAAGCGAATACCACTGACGCGGATACGCGGGTGGCAGCGGTCGCCCCGGCGGGTGCGGTGGAGGCGCCCAAGCCCAAGGCGGTTAAGCGGGGCGCAGTGGAAGGCGCCGCCTCAACCGAAGCGGCGAGTGACGCCGCCGGCGAGCGCTCGGGCGAGTGAGCGCACATTCCTACACTTATTCAAGCAACGGCGTCGCGGACGCTGGTGTGGCTGCGAGACGCAGCAACTAACGGAGACCGAAGGCTATGACCACTCACGCAGCAGACGCTCACGATCATCACGACCACGGCCCTGAGAAGGGTTGGCGTCGATGGGTTTTTGCGACCAACCATAAAGACATCGGCACCATGTACATGGTGTTTGCGCTCGCCATGTTCTTTGTGGGCGGCGCGATGGCTTTTGTTATTCGAGCTGAACTCTTTCAGCCTGGGCAGCAGTTCGTCGACCCGGGTTTCTTTAATCAGATGACCACCATGCATGCGCTGTTCATGATTTTCGGTGGTGTCATGCCGGCCTTCGTGGGTTTGGCAAACTGGATGATTCCTCTGCAGGTTGGGGCGCCAGACATGGCTCTGCCGCGCATGAATAACTGGAGCTTCTGGATTTTGCCGTTCGCTTTTTCGATGTTGTTTTCGACGCTCTTTATGGCAGGTGGCGCGCCAGCGGGTGGTTGGACAATGTACCCGCCGCTGGTACTGCAAACCGGGAATGCCTTTCCGTTTTTGATTTTGTCGGTCCACCTGATGGGTATTTCGTCGATCATGGGCTCGATTAATGTGATTGTGACCATTATGAACATGCGCGCACCGGGCATGACAATGCTCAAAATGCCGCTGTTTACATGGACCTGGCTCATCACCGCTTACCTACTGATCCTGGCCATGCCTGTGTTGGCCGGTGCAGTTACCATGCTGCTCACCGACCACTACGCAGCGACGAGCTTTTTTAATGCGGCGGGCGGCGGCGATCCGGTTATGTTCCAGCACATTTTCTGGTTCTTCGGACACCCCGAGGTCTATATCATGATCCTGCCTGCGTTCGGCATTGTATCGGAGATCATTCCAACCTTTGCCCGCAAGAAATTGTTCGGCTACTCGGCCATGGTGTACGCCACCGCCAGCATCGCGTTTCTGTCTTTTATTGTTTGGGCACACCATATGTTCACGGTGGGTATGCCCCTGTCTGGTGAGCTGTTCTTTATGTTCGCCACGATGATGATTGCGGTACCCACGGGCGTTAAGGTGTTTAACTGGGTGGCCACCATGTGGCGCGGCTCAATGACCTTCGAAACGCCGATGCTGTTCGCTGTGGCGTTCGTGTTCTTGTTCACGATTGGTGGATTTTCGGGACTGATGCTCGCGATTGTGCCGGCGGATTTCCAATACCATGACACCTACTTTGTCGTGGCGCACTTCCACTATGTGTTGGTGCCTGGCGCAGTATTTAGTATCTTCGCTGCCGTCTACTATTGGTTACCGAAGTGGTCGGGCAATATGTACGATGAACGGCTCGGTAAAATCCATTTCTGGATGTCGACGATTTTTGTCAACGTGACGTTTTTCCCGCAGCACTTTTTGGGTCTCGCCGGCATGCCCAGACGCATCCCGGACTACGCGACGCAGTTTACCGATTTCAATGTGATTTCGAGTGTGGGCGCCTTTTTCTTCGGCACAAGTCAGCTACTGTTTGTTTACATCGTGTACAAATGTGTGCGCGGCGGCGAAAAAGCGAGCGATCGCGTGTGGGAAGGCTCGCACGGTCTTGAATGGACACTGCCATCGCCTGCCCCATATCACAGCTTTGAAACGCCACCTCGCATCGACTGAGTTGAGGTAGAGACGTCGAGGATGGATGCGGTGACTGATCATCACAAAACGGCACGGGCAGCCGCCGTGAAGCACGCTATTTGGCTGTTCGGCGCCGCGTTTGGCATTTTTGCGACATACCTCGTGTACGTGTACGTGTACACGATCAACATGTAGGGCGGATTGTTGTGACTGCAACACACAGCCGTGGGCGATTAACGCTGTCATTGGTGACCCTAGCCGCAGCCATGTTTGGTTTTGGCTACCTGTTAGTGCCGCTCTACGACATTATCTGCGACATCACGGGGCTCAACGGCAAAGTGTCGAACGAAGCGGCGATCGTTACCGAAGCGCCTGATACGAATCGGCTGGTGAGTATCGAGTTCATGTCGTCGATCAATGCGGGTGGCGCGTGGGAATTTGAACCGGTGGTTACGCAAATGGACGTGCATCCGGGCAAGCTCTACACCATCGAGTACAAGGCACGTAATATTCTGGCACACGGGCGGGTTGGACAAGCAGTGCCAAGCGTTGCGCCCGGCGTTGCGGCTCGTTACTTTCAGAAAACCGAGTGTTTCTGTTTTACCGAACAAGCGTTTGAGGGCGCGGAAGAGCGCCTGATGCCCGTGACATTTATTGTCGACCCGGAGCTGCCGGGCGATGTTGATATGATCACCTTGTCATACACTTTTTTCACCAAGAAGCCGTCGCAGCTGGCGGCGAGCAGGTAAGGACTAACCATGTCTGACTCTCCACAAAAGTATTACGTCCCGCACGGCAGTCAGTGGCCGATCATTGGTTCCATTTCTCTGTTTTTGATGGCCTTTGGCGCAGGCTCTTGGCTCAACGGCAGCGATTTTGGCAAGTACATGACGTTCGCTGGGCTCGCCGGTATTTTGTACATGATCTTTGGCTGGTTTGGCGAAGTGATTCGCGAAAGCGTCAAGGGCATGTTTCAGGCAAAAGAAGACGTCTCATTTCGCATGGGCATGATCTGGTTCATCATGTCGGAAGTGATGTTTTTCGCCGCCTTCTTTGGCGCATTGTTCTACGCAAGACAGCTCGTCGTGCCTTGGCTGGGTGGTGAGGGCAGTAATTTCTTCACCAACCTGTTGCTCTGGTCGGGCTACGAAGCGGAGTGGCCGACGAATGGCCCGGATGGTCTTGGCGGAGAGTTTAAAACCATGAGCTGGGCAGGCTTGCCGCTGATCAACACGCTGCTGCTGCTCACCAGCTCGGTGACCATTACGATCGCCCATCATGCGCTGTTGCGAAACGATCGCCGCTGGTTAAATATCGGCCTCTTTTTGACCTTTGCGTTGGGCTTCATATTTTTGTACTTCCAGGTGCTCGAGTACGCCCACGCCTACAATGACCTCAACCTGAAGCTGTCAACCGGTATTTACGGCTCGACGTTCTTTATGCTGACCGGATTCCACGGTGCGCACGTGACCTTGGGTTCCATCATGCTCGTGGTGATTTGGCTACGGGTACTCAAAGGCCATTTCAGTCCCGATAACCATTTCGGTTTTGAGGCGGTGGCGTGGTACTGGCACTTTGTGGATGTGGTTTGGCTTGGCCTGTTTATATTTGTCTATATCTTATAGGGCCTCAATACGCACTCATTGCCTGAGCAATTGTAAAAGGC
This window encodes:
- the ubiA gene encoding 4-hydroxybenzoate octaprenyltransferase yields the protein MGAFSQKLLAYSQLMRIERPIGVLLLLYPTLWALWMSSGGRPSSDVFAVFVLGVMVMRAAGCVINDFADRKVDGDVSRTKTRPLAENRVSPREALGLFLVLMGVALALVLWLNPALLWLAVVGALLASVYPFTKRFTHLPQLFLGAAFGWAVPLAYAAHYQALAADCWWLFAATVCWAAAYDTAYAMVDREDDLKIGVKSTAILFGRFDRLAIFLFHCATLLALCTAGVLNGLGGWYKLGLFSAFSLILYQQWLIRKREPKKCFDAFLNNNWVGAAVLFGLVLDYNLV
- the recG gene encoding ATP-dependent DNA helicase RecG; amino-acid sequence: MTHVATSTRASSAQPVTALSGVGPALAEKLARLGIGQINDLLFHVPMRYQDRTRVYPIGGVQVGQQVVVEGAIELVDVVYRGRRTLLCHISDGSGVMVLRFFYFSNAQKAMLKSGARIRCFGEVRYSNARPEMIHPEYRVVKDDEAFESADALTPFYPVTEGLQQVRMRQLIERALAFVQGAPLPDWIPASILQTLEFPDIDEAVQLIHRPSLDLNLTELNEGAHPCQRRLAFDELVAHQLSLRVLRQRLQHDPGVALTGDCKLMTAFIASLPFTLTDAQRRVIDEVAHDLSLTRPMLRLVQGDVGSGKTVVAAAVALRAIEQKHQVAFMAPTELLAEQHLRSLRGWLEPLGVRVAMLTSKMPSKDRRNTLDGLASGDVQLAVGTHALFQENVHYHRLALAIIDEQHRFGVHQRLQLKAKGRDDAVPHQLVMTATPIPRTLAMSAYADLDVSVIDELPPGRTPIKTVVLSEDRRAEVVSRIALACAKGQQAYWVCPLVSESEKLECEAAEATAAALQEALPDLRVGLVHGQLTSSEKERAMTRFSAHELDLLVATTVIEVGVDVPNASLMVIENAERMGLAQLHQLRGRIGRGARASACVLLYKPPLKGHAKTRLNVIRSTTDGFLIAEKDLEIRGPGEVLGTRQTGRLQMRIADVVRDADLLPIVRRAADLMLRDHPDNVAPLINRWVAAEGRYGGV
- the lysM gene encoding peptidoglycan-binding protein LysM, with product MSLFGFVKDIGRRVFNKDEEAAEKITEMIEANNPGIKDLEVIYDNGFVELCGECSSLEAVEKSVLMVGNVEGVKDVSVRKLTLSEEAKAAAAAEVAETQAAVEAAEVEYYTIESGDSLSKIAKHFYGDPMKYKELFEANREVIEDPDKIFPGQKIRIPKNLG
- a CDS encoding bifunctional (p)ppGpp synthetase/guanosine-3',5'-bis(diphosphate) 3'-pyrophosphohydrolase, with translation MDSAATFLGRLPLGRGWTLDGARGLLNKLRTYLPAEQISMVRRAYAFGAKAHDGQTRKSGEPYISHPVAVASILADLQLDYQSITAAILHDVVEDTPTALEQIIEEFGEEVAQLVDGVSKLDQIQFKSKAEAQAESLRKMMLAMARDVRVILLKLADRLHNMRTLGSMPPEKRRRIARETLEIYAPMANRLGINDIRLELEDLGFRNLYPKRYQVIERGLKARLGGQKRMIKRIVNKLRKVLLEHHVHAEVTGREKHIYSVYQKMKRKELSLEDVADVFGFRIVVDDADTCYRALGHVHRTFRPMLGRFKDYIAIPRVNGYQSLHTTTVGPKAIPLEVQIRTRDMDNFANSGIAAHWLYKTEENADVAPQTRAREWLSGLEDYQSDSNSEEFLESVKIDLFPDKVYVFTPRGDILRLPRGSTPVDFAYAVHTDIGNRCVSARVDRRRMPLRTVLKNGQTVTIKTDRNAHPNPGWMNFVVTAKARAAIRAYLKELRSEDAIKMGRRLLEYALVEFKTKVRHIKSDRMDELLATMGLESRDLLYEQIGLGHQLAPLVARRLVAGAEETGEIDDDGTTELFISGAQDMVVSYAKCCYPVPGDAVMGHLSSGRGLVVHRQQCGNLAEFRKQPDKWINVSWEAGIESDFVVAIRVEALDKVGALASVATRISSAGSNIDHVEVVDTDGDASSLQFTIRVRDADHLRRVMKQIDGMPDALLVERVIAS
- a CDS encoding RidA family protein, giving the protein MSRKIINTPDAPAAIGTYSQAIQVGNMVYVSGQIPLDPHTSEIVDGDIETHVRRVFDNLKAIAEAAGGTLNSAVKYNVFLTDLGHFAIVNKVMEEYLDAPYPARAAVQVAALPKGVEVEVDAILAL